One Campylobacter concisus DNA window includes the following coding sequences:
- a CDS encoding MATE family efflux transporter, giving the protein MLINLISSIVVFVVSMGINFFLTPFILKSLGNEAFGFVGLSNAIVSYAAVVSVAINSVSGRFVAHAWHKNDLSLANTYYSSVLVVNIFFCAVVVVLSSIFILNLQSFLNVPENLLFDVRMTLVFYFINFCVGLFNGVLTVCAFVTNKLYLLSIRNAISSAILAALIVALFFFFKPFISYIAISALVASLFVFFSTIFMSARITPELKFSLSKFDFSKIKELLSSGIWNSFNALNRILLTGMDLFICNIFVNANATGLLSVAKAAPIILESFVAQLSGIFAPKFVELYSKNLITDLIKEAKFSMKVIAFVMSAPAAFFVVFGLDFYTLWLPFKSADEVKFIYSVSMITLVPIVFISFVFSLFNLDSATNKLRRPAIANTILGVSTIIAQIALLKFSDYGVYGIVIVAAIFYSIRILGFDLINAALNLEVKLTTFYGVYFKNLAVFALCVLAMFACKDFVSLDNWLKFAIFAAIYASAAYVLGYFLFFNAFERGIVWRKILKKFKRS; this is encoded by the coding sequence ATGCTAATCAATCTAATAAGCTCGATCGTCGTTTTTGTCGTATCAATGGGCATAAATTTCTTTCTTACGCCATTTATCTTAAAAAGTCTTGGCAACGAGGCATTTGGCTTTGTGGGACTTAGCAACGCCATAGTTAGCTACGCAGCAGTCGTGAGCGTGGCGATAAACTCGGTTAGTGGGCGCTTTGTCGCTCATGCGTGGCACAAAAATGACCTAAGCCTTGCAAACACCTACTACTCGTCAGTGCTTGTTGTAAATATCTTCTTTTGCGCTGTTGTAGTGGTGCTTAGCTCCATTTTTATACTAAATTTGCAAAGCTTTTTAAACGTCCCTGAAAATTTACTCTTTGATGTGAGAATGACCCTTGTTTTTTACTTTATAAATTTCTGCGTTGGGCTATTTAACGGCGTTTTGACGGTTTGCGCCTTTGTGACAAACAAGCTCTATCTACTCTCCATCAGAAACGCCATCTCAAGCGCGATCCTAGCAGCCCTCATCGTGGCGCTCTTTTTCTTTTTTAAGCCGTTCATCTCTTACATCGCCATCTCAGCGCTAGTTGCTAGCCTTTTTGTCTTTTTTAGCACCATTTTTATGTCAGCTCGCATCACGCCAGAGCTAAAATTTAGCCTTAGTAAATTTGACTTTTCTAAGATCAAAGAGCTTCTAAGCTCTGGCATTTGGAACAGCTTTAATGCGCTAAATCGCATACTTTTAACAGGCATGGACCTATTTATTTGCAACATTTTTGTCAATGCAAACGCCACTGGCCTTCTTTCTGTCGCCAAGGCCGCCCCTATCATACTTGAGAGCTTTGTAGCACAGCTTAGCGGTATCTTTGCACCAAAATTTGTCGAGCTTTACTCTAAAAATTTGATCACAGACCTCATAAAAGAGGCTAAATTTTCAATGAAGGTGATCGCCTTTGTGATGAGTGCTCCGGCCGCATTTTTCGTCGTTTTTGGGCTTGATTTTTACACGCTTTGGCTACCTTTTAAAAGCGCAGATGAGGTTAAATTTATATATAGTGTCTCAATGATCACGCTTGTGCCTATCGTATTTATAAGCTTTGTTTTTTCGCTTTTTAACCTTGATAGCGCGACAAACAAGCTTCGCCGCCCAGCCATTGCTAACACTATCCTTGGCGTTAGCACGATCATAGCGCAGATCGCACTGCTTAAATTTAGTGACTACGGCGTTTATGGCATCGTCATCGTCGCAGCCATTTTTTATAGCATAAGAATTCTCGGCTTTGACCTCATAAATGCCGCTTTAAATTTAGAAGTGAAGCTCACCACATTTTACGGGGTCTATTTTAAAAATTTAGCCGTTTTTGCGCTCTGCGTGCTTGCGATGTTTGCCTGCAAGGACTTTGTGAGCTTAGATAATTGGCTAAAATTTGCTATCTTTGCTGCGATCTACGCCAGCGCAGCTTATGTTTTGGGATATTTTTTGTTTTTTAATGCTTTTGAGCGAGGCATAGTCTGGCGTAAAATTTTAAAAAAATTTAAAAGGTCTTAA
- a CDS encoding STT3 domain-containing protein, translated as MHKVSINCKILLIFLAAYLFGFAARMLWVLWAKDMPEFYFNGEFMLTTNDAYYYAEGARDMLAGFHQQNDFSPFNHPISTIVFYICKIFPFKIESVMFYMSIFLAPLIALPVILISNEFKALKAGAVAAFMSVILPSYLSRTSPGYFDSDMLNVTFALFIIYFLIRLLNTNEQKFIVLPSLFVSLYLWWYQSSYALILSIFFMILLYTLVFMRDRLQNYQAIFFIFISIVSSNVFTKDPLIANKILILNLAVIALFFSLFCKYKNLLSARNLAIFLTLMLAIFIYFGGFDFITSKISIYVFKGNEILSDKFHFINEHNFISEVKSASHLYFIYFMSGNILILLVAIIGYLLLCFKFRPFLLTLPMLGLGLLSFFSGVRFVMYVTPLVALGFGYFLHFFLNLFDLRNSIKNLSFLVFAVAALAINLDFAYSYRPKTVISRDEAVALDGLKKVAKHDDYVFSWWDYGYAIRYFADVMTLNDPGRQGGENNYFVSLALRKDEAFSARLARVAVTYNDISLEQNVRPIDKILKDYNTSDINTFLSQLESENFSQPVAKKAVYYYLVPNMIDIAPNIFRYSYIDVTTGKRQKEDFYHVSALNGVSKAGIDLGDGYILPTNEQKFIIHNGEKIAVKSFYKVKGTGKDLRIDEKIIDENAKIYVVFLEDYARILLLDENAFNSSFVQLYIFEKADDRYFEPFVISNGVKIYRLKV; from the coding sequence GTGCACAAAGTAAGCATAAATTGTAAAATTTTACTTATATTTCTGGCTGCTTATCTGTTTGGATTTGCGGCTAGGATGCTCTGGGTATTGTGGGCAAAGGATATGCCAGAGTTTTACTTTAATGGCGAATTTATGCTTACGACAAATGACGCATATTATTACGCAGAGGGCGCTAGAGATATGCTGGCTGGCTTTCATCAGCAAAATGACTTTAGCCCCTTTAATCACCCAATCTCAACCATAGTTTTTTATATTTGCAAAATTTTTCCTTTTAAGATCGAAAGCGTGATGTTTTACATGAGTATCTTTTTAGCTCCTCTTATTGCACTTCCAGTCATTTTAATATCAAATGAGTTTAAGGCGCTAAAAGCTGGGGCTGTGGCTGCATTTATGAGTGTTATCTTGCCAAGCTATCTTTCAAGGACATCGCCTGGATATTTTGATAGCGACATGTTAAATGTCACATTTGCGCTTTTTATCATCTATTTTTTGATCAGGCTTTTAAACACAAATGAACAAAAATTTATCGTTTTGCCGAGCCTTTTTGTATCGCTTTATCTTTGGTGGTATCAAAGCTCATATGCACTTATTTTAAGCATTTTCTTTATGATTTTACTATATACGCTAGTTTTTATGCGAGATAGATTGCAAAATTATCAAGCGATATTTTTTATATTTATAAGCATTGTAAGCTCAAATGTTTTTACTAAAGATCCACTAATAGCAAATAAAATTTTGATTTTAAATTTAGCAGTTATTGCTTTATTTTTCTCTCTTTTTTGCAAATATAAAAATTTACTCTCAGCTAGAAATTTAGCCATTTTTCTTACTTTAATGCTAGCTATTTTTATCTATTTTGGTGGTTTTGATTTCATTACCTCAAAAATTAGTATTTATGTTTTTAAAGGCAATGAAATTCTTAGCGATAAATTTCACTTTATAAATGAGCATAATTTCATCAGTGAAGTAAAAAGTGCTAGCCATTTGTATTTTATCTATTTCATGTCGGGAAATATTCTTATACTACTGGTGGCTATTATTGGATACTTACTACTTTGCTTTAAATTTCGTCCATTTTTACTTACTTTGCCAATGCTTGGACTTGGACTCCTCTCTTTTTTTAGCGGAGTTAGATTTGTTATGTATGTAACACCACTTGTTGCGCTTGGTTTTGGGTATTTTTTGCATTTTTTTTTAAATTTATTTGATCTTAGAAATTCTATTAAAAATTTATCATTTTTAGTTTTTGCTGTAGCCGCTCTTGCTATAAATTTAGATTTTGCTTATTCATATAGGCCAAAGACTGTAATTAGCCGTGATGAAGCAGTAGCGCTTGATGGGCTCAAAAAGGTAGCAAAGCACGATGATTATGTATTTTCATGGTGGGATTACGGATATGCTATAAGGTATTTTGCAGATGTTATGACTTTAAATGATCCTGGCAGACAAGGTGGCGAAAATAATTATTTTGTTAGCCTTGCTTTGAGAAAAGATGAGGCATTTTCGGCTAGACTTGCAAGAGTGGCAGTTACGTATAATGACATCTCGCTTGAGCAAAATGTAAGGCCAATAGATAAAATTTTAAAAGACTACAACACAAGCGATATAAATACTTTTTTAAGCCAGCTTGAGAGTGAAAATTTTTCTCAGCCGGTGGCAAAGAAGGCGGTTTATTACTATCTTGTGCCTAATATGATTGACATCGCGCCAAATATCTTTAGATATAGCTATATCGACGTCACAACTGGTAAAAGGCAAAAAGAGGATTTTTATCATGTTAGTGCATTAAATGGCGTTAGCAAAGCTGGTATCGACCTTGGAGATGGTTATATTTTACCTACAAATGAGCAAAAATTTATCATACATAACGGTGAAAAAATAGCCGTAAAATCATTTTATAAGGTAAAAGGAACCGGAAAAGATTTGCGAATAGATGAAAAAATCATAGATGAAAACGCTAAAATTTATGTGGTTTTTTTAGAAGATTATGCGCGGATATTGTTGCTTGATGAAAATGCTTTTAACTCATCTTTTGTGCAGCTTTATATATTTGAAAAGGCCGATGATAGATACTTTGAGCCATTTGTCATCTCAAATGGCGTAAAAATTTACAGGTTAAAAGTCTAA
- a CDS encoding glycosyltransferase family 25 protein: protein MDEIYLISLAKDTKRRELLKQKFSSYDSFKLIDAVDGRELNAREYYKIISPSFKAYGKVLSPAEVGCSLSHVKAYEAFLASEAKFALIFEDDVIGDDLAIKEAFLAASKMSENSVLICGMQDGLEGRFSAFGKKVDTSLSKPLWQVSKHSFSSIYRAGAYVLTKKSAKNLLEIHKRALCTTDVWDYLLGVNEMQMYFCDLFSHPTDLSGSNIEGERLERGYSANLKAYIKTIKFILFSRLEKLQGYERIFKRG, encoded by the coding sequence ATGGATGAAATTTACCTGATCTCTTTGGCTAAAGACACCAAAAGGCGCGAGCTTTTAAAGCAAAAATTTAGCTCTTATGATAGCTTTAAGCTAATAGATGCAGTTGATGGCAGGGAGCTAAACGCGAGGGAGTACTACAAGATCATTTCGCCATCATTTAAAGCTTACGGCAAGGTTTTAAGCCCAGCAGAGGTTGGCTGTTCGCTCTCGCATGTAAAAGCCTACGAGGCGTTTTTGGCAAGTGAGGCGAAATTTGCCCTCATCTTTGAAGACGACGTGATTGGAGATGACTTAGCTATAAAAGAGGCCTTTTTAGCAGCTAGCAAGATGTCTGAAAATAGCGTGCTCATATGTGGCATGCAAGATGGTCTGGAGGGCAGGTTTAGCGCCTTTGGCAAAAAGGTGGATACTAGCCTAAGTAAGCCACTATGGCAGGTTTCAAAGCACTCATTTTCAAGTATTTATAGAGCAGGGGCTTATGTGCTAACTAAAAAAAGCGCAAAAAATTTGCTTGAAATTCATAAGCGTGCGCTTTGTACGACCGATGTTTGGGACTATTTGCTTGGTGTTAATGAGATGCAGATGTATTTTTGCGATCTCTTTTCGCATCCAACTGATCTAAGTGGCTCAAACATCGAGGGCGAGCGCCTTGAGAGAGGATACAGCGCAAATTTAAAGGCCTACATAAAAACAATTAAATTTATACTTTTCTCACGGCTTGAAAAGCTTCAAGGCTATGAGAGAATTTTTAAAAGGGGCTAG
- a CDS encoding UDP-glucose dehydrogenase family protein, which yields MKVAVIGTGYVGLVSGACFAKMGNSVICVDVDEKKIKALKNGIVPIYEPGLADIVSECYKNGSLKFSTQITEALEHADVLFIAVGTPMGADGQADLKYVLSVAKSIGENLSKPLIVVDKSTVPVGTGAKVHEVIEAELKKRNVEVKFEVVSNPEFLKEGAAVEDFLKPDRVVIGASSEWGFSVMRELYEPFMKNHDRLICMDVKSAEMTKYAANSMLATKISFINEIANICERVGADVNLVRKGIGSDSRIGYSFIYPGCGYGGSCFPKDVEALIYTARQNGFEPELLNAVESRNKAQKRVLFDKIYNFFGGDLKGKTIALWGLAFKPNTDDMREASSITLIKLLDEAGAKVVAYDPKSSEEAKKYMPNLDVKYAKNKYDALNNADAMVLVTEWSEFRSPDFMEIKERLKNAVIFDGRNQYNAKILAEHGFKYFQIGVKA from the coding sequence ATGAAAGTAGCTGTGATTGGAACCGGATATGTCGGGCTAGTAAGTGGTGCATGCTTTGCTAAAATGGGCAATAGCGTGATCTGCGTCGATGTCGATGAAAAAAAAATCAAGGCACTAAAAAACGGTATCGTGCCGATATATGAGCCAGGGCTTGCTGATATCGTGAGCGAGTGCTACAAAAATGGTTCGCTTAAATTTAGTACGCAGATAACTGAGGCGCTAGAGCATGCAGATGTGCTATTTATCGCAGTTGGCACGCCTATGGGCGCTGATGGACAGGCGGATTTAAAATACGTTCTCTCGGTGGCAAAATCGATCGGAGAAAATTTAAGCAAACCACTAATAGTCGTAGATAAATCAACCGTTCCAGTAGGCACTGGAGCTAAGGTGCATGAGGTGATCGAGGCTGAGCTTAAAAAGAGAAATGTAGAGGTTAAATTTGAAGTCGTTTCAAACCCAGAGTTTTTAAAAGAGGGTGCGGCAGTCGAGGACTTTTTAAAGCCAGATCGCGTAGTTATCGGAGCTAGCAGCGAGTGGGGCTTTAGCGTGATGAGAGAGCTTTACGAGCCATTTATGAAAAATCACGACAGGCTCATTTGTATGGACGTAAAATCAGCCGAGATGACAAAATACGCTGCAAATTCGATGCTAGCAACCAAAATAAGCTTCATAAACGAGATAGCAAATATCTGTGAACGCGTGGGCGCTGATGTAAATTTAGTAAGAAAAGGCATCGGCAGCGACTCTCGTATCGGTTATAGCTTCATCTATCCAGGCTGCGGATACGGTGGCAGCTGCTTTCCAAAAGACGTCGAGGCACTCATCTACACAGCTAGACAAAATGGCTTTGAGCCAGAGCTTCTAAACGCGGTCGAGTCAAGAAATAAGGCTCAAAAAAGAGTACTGTTTGATAAAATTTATAACTTCTTTGGCGGCGATCTAAAGGGCAAAACTATCGCTCTTTGGGGGCTTGCATTTAAGCCAAACACAGACGATATGCGCGAGGCTAGCTCGATAACATTGATAAAGCTTTTAGACGAAGCTGGCGCAAAAGTGGTCGCTTATGATCCAAAATCAAGCGAAGAAGCTAAAAAATATATGCCAAATTTAGATGTAAAATACGCTAAAAATAAATATGACGCGCTTAATAACGCCGATGCTATGGTGCTTGTGACTGAGTGGAGTGAGTTTAGATCGCCTGATTTTATGGAGATCAAAGAGAGGCTAAAAAATGCTGTCATATTTGATGGACGAAATCAATACAACGCTAAAATTTTAGCCGAGCATGGATTTAAGTATTTTCAAATCGGAGTAAAGGCATGA
- a CDS encoding DNA ligase, whose translation MRIFFAVLLLLNFAFSLDLLRLSEYKDQNVSGWLASEKLDGVRAYWDGENLLSRQGKRLNAPLSFTKNFPKFALDGELYAKELKFEEIQAIVMDKLPDEKAWHRLKFHIFDVPEANGGLLDRLEVLAKFLKNEPNENLMIIKQIKMRDNAQFLKFTESIIAKGGEGAVVREPNAPYERKRSKNALKFKKFKDAECEVIAINKGSGKYAKFIGSLTCKALGGKQGEEKSGEPKSGTIFKIGSGLSDEKRRNPPKIGSIITYKFQNLTSNGKPRFPIFLRVRED comes from the coding sequence ATTAGAATATTTTTTGCGGTTTTACTCCTTTTAAATTTTGCATTTTCTCTTGATTTGCTGCGCCTTAGCGAGTATAAAGATCAAAATGTCTCAGGCTGGCTAGCTAGCGAAAAGCTTGATGGCGTGCGTGCCTACTGGGACGGAGAGAATTTACTCTCAAGGCAAGGCAAAAGGCTGAATGCGCCGCTAAGTTTTACTAAAAATTTCCCAAAATTTGCACTCGATGGCGAGCTTTACGCAAAGGAGCTTAAATTTGAAGAAATTCAAGCAATAGTGATGGATAAGTTGCCCGATGAAAAAGCTTGGCATAGGCTAAAATTTCATATTTTTGATGTGCCCGAGGCAAATGGTGGCTTGCTTGACCGTCTTGAAGTTTTAGCTAAATTTCTAAAAAATGAGCCAAATGAAAATTTGATGATCATAAAACAGATAAAAATGCGAGATAACGCTCAGTTTTTGAAATTTACTGAAAGTATCATCGCAAAAGGCGGCGAGGGAGCAGTCGTGCGCGAGCCAAATGCGCCATACGAGAGAAAACGAAGCAAAAATGCACTGAAATTTAAAAAATTTAAAGATGCCGAGTGTGAAGTAATCGCTATAAATAAAGGTAGCGGCAAATATGCAAAATTTATTGGCTCGCTTACATGCAAAGCGCTTGGTGGCAAGCAGGGTGAAGAAAAATCTGGTGAGCCAAAATCTGGCACTATCTTTAAAATAGGCTCTGGACTAAGCGATGAAAAGCGCCGAAATCCCCCAAAGATAGGCTCCATAATCACATATAAATTTCAAAATTTAACCTCTAACGGCAAGCCAAGATTTCCTATATTTTTGAGGGTTAGAGAGGATTAA
- a CDS encoding glycosyltransferase family 2 protein gives MSEPLISIVTATYKRPELLQKAIKSALAQSYKNLEIIVTDDGDDESASEICKSFNDARIKFVKNSAHKKSPNGNKNNGFDNATGEFICLLDDDDELLPDAIKECYEILKSGEYSCVFADAICEKDGVMTEVIAGRSPYNKSGVMSKVDYHCGRINGEYFKLFSREFIDDFRFDESSFGGENELYIRFFEKNVFYLKKPLYIYRIARSDSATLNAGKHALNVANAYIKTANLHYDIAIKNEPKFLAMQYKNAAYYAKIAGEYGLMLRCIFKSLSIKFSKEAFIFLLLSSLPSGILPALSKLRVKIKQRFGV, from the coding sequence ATGAGCGAGCCATTAATCAGCATCGTAACTGCGACATACAAGCGTCCAGAGCTTTTACAAAAGGCCATAAAAAGCGCTCTAGCTCAAAGCTATAAAAACCTAGAGATCATAGTCACTGACGACGGCGATGACGAGAGTGCGAGTGAAATTTGCAAGAGTTTTAACGACGCTAGGATCAAATTTGTAAAAAATAGCGCTCACAAAAAGAGCCCAAATGGCAACAAAAATAACGGCTTTGACAACGCAACAGGCGAGTTTATCTGCTTGCTTGACGATGACGATGAGCTTTTGCCAGATGCTATAAAAGAGTGCTATGAAATTTTAAAAAGCGGCGAGTATTCGTGCGTTTTTGCAGATGCGATCTGCGAGAAAGATGGCGTGATGACCGAGGTGATAGCTGGTAGAAGCCCTTATAATAAGAGCGGGGTGATGAGTAAGGTTGATTATCACTGTGGGCGGATAAATGGCGAGTATTTCAAGCTTTTTTCACGTGAATTTATAGATGATTTTAGGTTTGATGAGAGCAGTTTTGGCGGCGAAAATGAGCTTTACATCCGCTTTTTTGAAAAAAATGTCTTTTATCTTAAAAAGCCACTTTACATCTACCGTATCGCAAGAAGTGATAGTGCGACGCTAAATGCCGGCAAGCACGCGTTAAATGTTGCAAATGCCTATATCAAAACGGCAAATTTGCACTACGACATCGCTATCAAAAACGAGCCAAAATTTCTAGCTATGCAGTATAAAAACGCCGCTTACTACGCCAAAATCGCTGGCGAATATGGCCTGATGTTAAGGTGTATCTTTAAAAGTCTTAGCATTAAATTTAGCAAAGAGGCGTTTATTTTCTTACTACTTAGCTCGCTTCCAAGTGGCATTTTGCCGGCACTTTCAAAGCTTAGAGTAAAGATCAAGCAAAGGTTTGGCGTATGA
- a CDS encoding ecotin family protein translates to MRKFLLFIVACVLPFALFAGENAPKTEENIFELPISKMPPDYFKYEVAFFKEIEIDCNFAFLLGGKLEEKEDAHGIYYEFNGGDELAQTMMLCKDAKKKRRVYYEFTKILPGISPIRIITPKGVSAEIRMYERVKKIEAKKKGKNK, encoded by the coding sequence ATGAGAAAATTTTTACTTTTTATCGTAGCTTGCGTGCTTCCGTTTGCGCTTTTTGCAGGCGAAAACGCGCCAAAAACCGAGGAAAATATCTTTGAGCTACCTATTTCAAAGATGCCGCCTGATTATTTTAAATACGAAGTCGCATTTTTTAAAGAGATAGAAATCGACTGCAACTTTGCCTTTTTACTCGGCGGAAAACTCGAGGAAAAAGAAGACGCGCACGGGATTTATTACGAATTTAATGGCGGGGATGAGCTAGCGCAAACGATGATGCTCTGCAAGGACGCAAAGAAAAAGAGACGGGTTTATTATGAATTTACTAAAATTTTACCAGGCATTAGCCCTATTAGGATCATAACTCCAAAAGGTGTAAGTGCGGAAATAAGAATGTATGAGCGCGTAAAAAAGATAGAAGCAAAAAAGAAAGGAAAAAATAAATGA
- the galE gene encoding UDP-glucose 4-epimerase GalE, which translates to MKILVTGGAGYIGSHVVKALLKQGKDEITIIDNLCKGSQKALEALQKIGNFKFINANLEDDLSEIFESGKFDAIIHFAAFIEVFESMSEPLKYYLNNTANVARVLRYAKAYNVNKFIFSSTAAVYGEPDVAEVSETTPTNPINPYGRSKLMSEQIIKDYAASNENFKFAILRYFNVAGADEEGLIGQNYPNATHLIKVAVQTILGKRESMGIFGDDYATKDGTCVRDYIHVSDLADAHISALEYISQNGSETFNVGYGRGFSVKEVIETAKKVSGVNFKVLNAPRRDGDPAILISNASKLRSLTSWKPKRDDLALIIKTALEWEKKI; encoded by the coding sequence TTGAAAATTTTAGTAACAGGTGGTGCTGGATACATCGGCAGCCACGTAGTAAAAGCACTTTTAAAGCAAGGCAAAGATGAGATAACCATTATCGACAATCTTTGCAAGGGTTCACAAAAAGCACTTGAGGCGCTTCAAAAAATCGGAAATTTTAAATTTATAAACGCAAATTTAGAAGATGATCTAAGTGAAATTTTTGAAAGTGGCAAATTTGATGCGATCATCCATTTTGCAGCGTTTATAGAGGTTTTTGAGAGTATGAGCGAGCCGCTAAAATACTATCTAAACAACACCGCAAACGTCGCAAGGGTGCTAAGATATGCAAAAGCTTACAATGTAAATAAATTTATATTTAGCTCAACTGCTGCAGTTTATGGCGAGCCAGACGTGGCGGAGGTGAGCGAAACAACGCCTACAAACCCGATAAATCCATACGGCAGAAGCAAGCTCATGAGCGAGCAGATCATCAAAGACTACGCCGCTTCAAATGAAAATTTCAAATTTGCGATTTTGCGCTATTTTAACGTGGCAGGTGCAGACGAAGAGGGACTTATCGGTCAAAACTATCCAAATGCCACGCACCTTATCAAGGTGGCTGTGCAAACTATACTTGGTAAGCGCGAGAGCATGGGCATCTTTGGCGATGACTACGCGACAAAAGATGGCACATGTGTAAGAGACTACATTCACGTTAGTGACCTAGCAGATGCTCACATCAGTGCGCTAGAGTATATCAGCCAAAATGGAAGTGAAACTTTTAACGTGGGATATGGCAGAGGATTTAGCGTAAAAGAGGTCATCGAAACTGCAAAAAAAGTAAGCGGAGTAAATTTTAAAGTGCTAAATGCGCCAAGAAGGGACGGCGACCCAGCTATCCTTATCTCAAACGCAAGCAAACTACGCTCGCTAACAAGCTGGAAGCCAAAAAGAGACGATCTAGCGCTCATCATAAAAACTGCCCTTGAGTGGGAAAAGAAAATTTAA
- a CDS encoding nucleotide sugar dehydrogenase, with product MKIAVVGLGYVGLPLAAAFSEKYEVVGFDVNAKRIEELKNGYDRTLELSNEQMKKAIDNGMKFSLNLDDIRSCNFFIVTVPTPIDKNKRPDLTPVVKATESVAKVLKKGDIVVYESTVYPGVTEEICVPLLEKSGLKFNKDFFCGYSPERINPGDKEHTVTKIKKITSGSTPEIAEKVDEIYRSIITAGTHKASSIKVAEAAKVIENTQRDINIAFINELAMLFEKLHINTIDVLEAAGTKWNFLNFRPGLVGGHCIGVDPYYLTHKAQEVGYHPEMILAGRRINDDMGRYAADQVIKLMIRKGVLINKARVLVLGMTFKENCPDIRNSRVIDVVDELKDFGCKVDVTDPWADSTEVKHEYGFDLVKEYNLNDYDCIVIAVAHNEFKKLNLKGHLVYDIKNIYPEADARL from the coding sequence ATGAAAATAGCAGTAGTAGGACTTGGATATGTGGGACTTCCACTTGCAGCAGCTTTTAGCGAGAAGTACGAAGTAGTAGGCTTTGATGTAAATGCAAAGCGTATAGAAGAGCTTAAAAATGGCTACGATAGAACGCTTGAACTTAGCAACGAGCAGATGAAAAAAGCAATCGATAATGGCATGAAATTTAGTCTAAATTTAGATGATATTAGAAGTTGCAACTTCTTCATCGTAACCGTCCCGACTCCAATAGATAAGAACAAGCGCCCTGATCTAACTCCAGTGGTAAAAGCGACTGAGAGCGTGGCAAAAGTGCTTAAAAAAGGCGACATTGTTGTCTATGAAAGCACCGTTTATCCAGGCGTTACAGAAGAAATTTGCGTGCCACTTCTTGAAAAGAGTGGGCTTAAATTTAACAAAGACTTCTTCTGCGGCTACTCTCCAGAGCGCATAAACCCAGGCGACAAAGAGCACACAGTGACAAAGATCAAAAAGATCACAAGTGGCTCAACTCCAGAGATCGCTGAGAAGGTCGATGAAATTTACCGCTCTATCATCACAGCTGGCACTCACAAAGCTTCAAGCATCAAAGTAGCCGAGGCCGCAAAGGTCATCGAAAACACCCAACGCGATATAAACATCGCCTTTATAAACGAGCTTGCGATGCTCTTTGAAAAGCTTCACATAAACACTATCGACGTGCTTGAGGCTGCAGGTACGAAGTGGAATTTCTTAAATTTCCGCCCAGGTCTAGTTGGTGGACACTGCATCGGCGTAGATCCATACTACCTCACTCACAAAGCTCAAGAAGTAGGTTATCATCCTGAAATGATCCTAGCAGGCCGCCGCATCAATGATGATATGGGTAGATACGCAGCTGATCAAGTGATAAAACTAATGATAAGAAAAGGCGTGCTTATCAACAAAGCGCGCGTGCTTGTTCTTGGTATGACATTTAAAGAAAACTGCCCAGATATAAGAAATTCTCGCGTTATAGACGTGGTTGATGAGCTAAAAGATTTTGGCTGCAAGGTCGATGTGACTGATCCTTGGGCTGATAGCACTGAGGTAAAACACGAGTACGGCTTTGATCTAGTAAAAGAGTATAACCTAAACGACTACGACTGCATCGTGATCGCCGTAGCTCATAATGAGTTTAAAAAGCTAAATTTAAAAGGCCATTTAGTTTATGATATAAAAAATATCTACCCAGAGGCTGACGCTAGGCTGTAA